One stretch of Schlesneria sp. DSM 10557 DNA includes these proteins:
- a CDS encoding phytanoyl-CoA dioxygenase family protein → MPYEREKRLYDEQGFVIVRQLLPEAKFAELRENMDRYIRDVVPSLPDSEAFYQDRSRPETLKQLQRIGRDAYFREFMQDSPFNELAAALVGEEVEAEEPEWFNKPPGTNHVTPPHQDNYYFCLSPSNVVTIWMALDSVDAENGCLRYVSGSHREGYRNHARSKILGFSQGIIDYTPDDFTREVAICLQPGDVVAHHGMTIHRADANISAVRHRRSFAMVFKGISCRRDEEAFARYEKSARAQRQEMGLKN, encoded by the coding sequence ATGCCATACGAACGCGAGAAACGGCTTTACGACGAGCAGGGGTTTGTGATCGTGAGGCAACTGCTTCCCGAAGCGAAATTTGCTGAGTTACGCGAAAACATGGACCGATACATTCGCGACGTGGTCCCGTCCCTTCCTGACAGCGAAGCGTTCTATCAGGACCGGTCACGACCCGAGACACTCAAGCAACTTCAGCGCATCGGTCGCGACGCTTACTTTCGCGAATTCATGCAAGACTCCCCCTTCAATGAACTCGCAGCCGCACTGGTGGGCGAAGAAGTGGAAGCTGAAGAGCCGGAATGGTTCAACAAGCCCCCCGGCACCAATCACGTGACGCCGCCCCATCAGGATAACTACTACTTCTGCCTCTCACCGTCGAATGTGGTCACGATCTGGATGGCACTTGATTCTGTCGACGCAGAGAACGGCTGCCTCCGGTATGTTTCCGGATCTCATCGCGAGGGATACCGCAATCACGCTCGATCCAAAATCCTGGGATTTTCACAGGGCATCATCGACTACACCCCCGATGACTTCACGCGTGAAGTGGCCATTTGCCTGCAACCAGGCGATGTAGTGGCCCATCACGGGATGACCATTCATCGAGCTGACGCCAATATTTCCGCTGTGCGACACCGGCGATCGTTCGCCATGGTGTTCAAAGGGATCTCGTGCCGCCGTGACGAAGAAGCCTTCGCACGTTACGAAAAATCAGCTCGCGCACAGCGCCAGGAAATGGGGCTGAAAAACTAG
- the rlmN gene encoding 23S rRNA (adenine(2503)-C(2))-methyltransferase RlmN codes for MSTPKIVLTELTRVQLAESLAELGIDSRAIKAVWNGVYVRGLTDFSQMDTLARKTQAKLAEHFTLARPTISRELISTDGTRKWLLEWTDGQRVESVFIPETDRGALCISSQIGCTLSCSFCHTGTMRLARNLTAAEIVAQVLNARDRLQEWGRKRTECLCTNLVLMGMGEPLFNYDHVARALRIIMDGDGIGISRRRIMLSTAGVVPMIERVGRELGVNLAISLHAVRDDLRNELVPLNKKYPISELLRACREYPAASNARRITFEYVMLKDLNDSDADARELVRLLQGIHAKVNLIPWNPWPGAAYQTSTPERIQAFARNIGEGGFSSAVRATRGEDIMAACGQLKSEAENLPPSLLQLQR; via the coding sequence ATGTCTACGCCGAAAATTGTCCTTACAGAGTTGACCCGCGTTCAATTGGCGGAAAGTCTCGCGGAACTCGGGATCGATTCCAGGGCGATCAAAGCTGTCTGGAATGGCGTCTACGTTCGAGGACTGACCGACTTTTCTCAGATGGACACACTCGCCCGGAAGACGCAGGCGAAACTGGCCGAACATTTCACCCTGGCCCGGCCGACGATCTCGCGGGAACTCATCTCGACCGACGGGACCCGCAAATGGTTGCTCGAATGGACCGATGGACAACGGGTTGAGTCCGTCTTCATTCCGGAAACGGATCGGGGCGCTTTGTGCATCTCGTCCCAGATCGGCTGCACCTTATCGTGCAGTTTCTGTCATACCGGCACGATGAGACTCGCGCGGAACCTGACCGCGGCGGAAATCGTCGCCCAGGTCCTGAATGCCCGTGATCGTCTACAGGAATGGGGACGCAAGCGAACCGAATGCCTCTGCACAAATCTCGTCCTGATGGGAATGGGCGAACCTCTTTTCAACTACGACCACGTCGCCCGGGCGCTGCGAATCATCATGGACGGAGATGGCATCGGGATTTCCCGTCGCCGGATCATGCTTTCGACGGCCGGCGTCGTGCCGATGATTGAGCGCGTAGGTCGGGAACTCGGCGTCAACCTGGCGATCAGTTTGCATGCTGTCCGTGACGATCTGCGGAATGAACTTGTGCCATTAAACAAGAAATATCCGATCAGCGAACTTCTGCGTGCCTGTCGTGAGTACCCTGCAGCAAGCAATGCGCGACGAATCACGTTCGAGTATGTCATGCTCAAGGATCTCAATGACTCCGACGCGGATGCCCGCGAACTTGTTCGTCTTTTGCAAGGGATTCACGCCAAGGTCAACTTGATTCCGTGGAACCCCTGGCCCGGCGCGGCTTACCAGACTTCCACACCTGAGCGGATCCAGGCCTTCGCCCGCAACATCGGCGAGGGGGGATTTTCGTCGGCCGTCCGAGCCACTCGGGGTGAAGACATCATGGCCGCCTGCGGACAACTGAAATCGGAGGCAGAAAACCTCCCGCCCAGCCTGCTGCAACTGCAAAGATAG
- a CDS encoding ABC transporter ATP-binding protein, which translates to MIRVEGYEKSYGNTIAVRGLTFDVAAGSVLGIVGPNGAGKTTTMRALAGIIHPSAGRLMVADHDVVADPMAAKKELAFIPDEPQLFDVLTVWEHLEFTASVYRMNDFREAAERLLEQFELTEKRNTIAQELSRGMRQKVAICCGYLHQPKAIIFDEPLTGLDPRGIRTLKTSIRERAANGAAIMVSSHLLDLIDDLCSHLLILHRGESLFQGTIAEAKSRLESAGDNTSLEDIFFEFTERRSVTVTPP; encoded by the coding sequence ATGATCCGAGTAGAAGGCTATGAGAAGTCTTACGGCAATACAATCGCCGTTCGCGGATTGACGTTCGATGTGGCGGCGGGTTCTGTTCTGGGGATCGTCGGTCCCAATGGTGCGGGCAAAACCACCACGATGCGGGCTCTGGCGGGGATCATCCATCCGTCCGCAGGACGCCTGATGGTCGCCGACCATGATGTCGTCGCGGACCCGATGGCGGCAAAAAAAGAACTGGCATTCATTCCGGATGAACCTCAGTTATTTGATGTTCTGACGGTGTGGGAACACCTCGAGTTTACCGCGTCCGTCTACCGCATGAACGATTTTCGGGAAGCGGCGGAACGGTTGCTTGAGCAATTCGAACTGACCGAAAAAAGAAACACGATCGCGCAGGAACTTTCGCGCGGGATGCGGCAGAAGGTCGCGATCTGCTGTGGATATCTGCATCAGCCGAAAGCGATCATTTTTGACGAACCCCTGACGGGGCTCGATCCACGGGGAATCCGAACTCTGAAAACGTCGATTCGGGAACGGGCGGCGAATGGAGCCGCCATCATGGTGAGCTCGCACCTGCTGGATTTGATCGATGACTTGTGCAGCCATCTGTTGATTCTCCATCGGGGCGAATCTTTGTTTCAGGGGACGATTGCAGAGGCGAAAAGTCGTCTTGAATCTGCAGGTGACAACACCTCGCTGGAAGACATCTTTTTCGAGTTCACCGAGCGGCGATCGGTAACAGTCACTCCCCCTTAA
- a CDS encoding putative ABC exporter domain-containing protein, protein MFHPALWKLIRFQWRGNFRQFRKSLRTPRGIFQALFIFAMILYGLGSLYLATRFSAQSAPLAKVFGQLQDDFLPLGLFGYVCYALLFQTGESTVYYTPSEVAFLFPAPITRKQLLTYPLLKSHLGMVTISVMFALVSTPRLSMILPRAAALVMTLSFVQLLTINVAFTRQILKARINTIVRQVLGLVIGSLVLMGIMQTAGTAAEDLASFLTMFKESPAGSALLVPFQFFVGALRADDWPSFLFNAAIILLVDTALLVLVFRLDGLTLEAAMAFSEKMTQRMKALQSKGIWDAFSPTNSEVARRRLPPLPFWSGIGPILWQRMTTTIRSSASTLWILGGAVLFASGLVYLMATSNSPQTREFGAPAAGVGAMAYLSFLICLTLQHDIERVGYLKSLPIRSVSIVLGDLLGFPLIVSAVQIVFIGTLSCFFPAVATWLICGALVMVPMNFLLFAIDKLVFYVYPTRMSKGAPGDFQNSGKQIVFIALKMLMLGAALLLMGLVAIPGGVVFQSPVIAGISAAVALLIQCVAIVPLLVMAYKRFDPSTIIVQ, encoded by the coding sequence ATGTTTCACCCCGCATTATGGAAGCTGATTCGATTCCAATGGCGGGGGAACTTTCGCCAGTTCCGCAAAAGCCTGCGAACGCCGCGGGGGATCTTTCAGGCGCTGTTCATCTTTGCGATGATTCTGTACGGCCTCGGCTCGCTCTACCTGGCCACAAGGTTTAGTGCTCAATCCGCCCCGCTCGCGAAGGTCTTTGGACAGCTGCAGGATGATTTCCTGCCGCTCGGTCTCTTTGGCTATGTCTGCTATGCTCTGTTGTTTCAGACGGGCGAATCCACCGTTTACTACACCCCGAGCGAAGTCGCATTCCTGTTTCCGGCCCCGATCACGCGAAAGCAGCTCCTGACATATCCATTGCTGAAAAGCCATCTCGGAATGGTCACGATATCGGTGATGTTCGCTCTGGTTTCAACTCCCCGGCTATCAATGATCCTTCCGCGAGCGGCGGCACTGGTGATGACGTTATCCTTCGTACAATTGCTCACGATCAACGTGGCCTTCACCAGGCAAATACTGAAGGCGAGAATCAACACGATCGTGCGGCAGGTACTGGGGCTGGTGATTGGCTCGCTGGTACTCATGGGCATCATGCAGACTGCGGGGACTGCCGCAGAGGATCTGGCTTCGTTCCTCACCATGTTTAAGGAATCTCCAGCGGGATCCGCTCTACTGGTTCCATTTCAATTTTTTGTTGGGGCGCTCCGTGCGGACGACTGGCCGTCGTTTCTGTTCAACGCTGCAATCATTCTGCTGGTTGACACGGCCTTGTTGGTCCTGGTGTTTCGACTGGATGGACTGACGCTTGAAGCCGCGATGGCATTCAGCGAGAAGATGACGCAGCGAATGAAAGCGCTGCAATCCAAAGGGATCTGGGATGCTTTCAGCCCGACCAATTCGGAAGTGGCGCGACGCCGACTTCCCCCGCTTCCGTTCTGGTCAGGGATCGGACCCATTCTCTGGCAGCGGATGACGACGACGATTCGATCGTCCGCCAGTACGTTGTGGATTCTGGGAGGAGCCGTCCTGTTCGCATCGGGGCTGGTCTACCTGATGGCAACCTCGAACTCCCCGCAGACACGAGAATTCGGGGCCCCGGCAGCCGGGGTGGGTGCGATGGCCTATCTCAGCTTCCTGATCTGCCTGACTCTCCAGCACGATATCGAGCGAGTCGGTTATCTGAAATCGCTACCAATCCGATCTGTTTCGATCGTCCTTGGGGACTTGCTGGGATTTCCCCTGATTGTTTCGGCTGTCCAGATTGTGTTTATCGGAACGTTGAGCTGTTTCTTCCCGGCGGTCGCGACCTGGCTGATCTGTGGCGCTCTCGTCATGGTTCCGATGAATTTCCTGTTGTTCGCAATCGATAAGCTGGTCTTCTATGTCTATCCGACGCGAATGTCGAAGGGGGCTCCCGGTGACTTCCAGAACTCAGGAAAACAGATCGTATTCATCGCGCTCAAGATGCTGATGCTGGGAGCGGCATTACTGCTGATGGGGCTGGTAGCCATACCGGGCGGGGTCGTTTTTCAGTCGCCGGTCATCGCGGGGATTTCTGCAGCAGTAGCGCTGCTGATTCAGTGCGTGGCCATCGTTCCATTGCTGGTGATGGCGTACAAACGATTCGACCCCAGTACCATCATTGTCCAGTAG
- a CDS encoding TIGR00266 family protein has product MNSSEVWYYADGQQSVGPMSLAEVKAALPKLDGKETLVFGPGLVQWTEAKHVDEIMEEVSPPTPPPLRQSSRRSDEIDYEIFGEEMQYVVVELDPGEMVLAEAGAMMFMTSEIKMETRFGDPSKQDNSLLGKLMTAGKRVMTGESLFITTFTQTGKGKGQVAFASPYPGKILAVDLTQIGGELICQKDSFVCAARGIELGIAFQKKIGVGLFGGEGFVMQKLTGDGVAMIHAGGTLMRRTLRPGEVLKLDTGCLVALQPSVKYDIQFVGGFKNTLFGGEGLFLATVSGPGEVWLQSLPFSRLAGRMMSAGIGASRKDEGSVLGGIGSMLMGGNE; this is encoded by the coding sequence ATGAATTCGAGTGAAGTGTGGTACTACGCTGACGGCCAGCAGTCGGTCGGTCCAATGTCACTGGCCGAAGTGAAAGCGGCGTTACCGAAGCTCGATGGAAAAGAGACTCTCGTGTTCGGTCCGGGCCTCGTCCAGTGGACCGAGGCCAAACATGTCGACGAAATCATGGAAGAGGTGAGCCCCCCTACCCCGCCACCGCTGCGCCAGTCGTCCCGACGATCCGATGAGATTGATTACGAAATCTTCGGCGAAGAGATGCAGTACGTCGTCGTGGAACTGGACCCCGGCGAAATGGTCCTGGCCGAAGCGGGCGCAATGATGTTCATGACCAGCGAGATCAAAATGGAGACTCGCTTCGGCGATCCCTCGAAACAAGACAATTCGCTGCTGGGCAAACTCATGACGGCTGGCAAGCGGGTAATGACAGGCGAATCCCTGTTTATCACAACGTTTACTCAGACGGGCAAAGGCAAAGGTCAAGTTGCGTTTGCCTCACCCTACCCCGGAAAGATCCTGGCGGTCGACCTCACGCAGATCGGTGGAGAACTCATCTGTCAGAAGGATTCCTTCGTTTGTGCAGCGCGAGGAATCGAATTGGGGATCGCCTTCCAGAAGAAAATCGGTGTGGGGTTGTTCGGCGGCGAAGGCTTCGTCATGCAGAAGCTGACAGGCGACGGCGTGGCCATGATTCATGCGGGTGGAACCCTGATGCGAAGGACTCTCAGGCCGGGCGAGGTCCTGAAACTCGACACGGGATGCCTTGTCGCCCTGCAGCCCTCCGTCAAGTACGACATTCAATTCGTCGGCGGTTTTAAGAATACCCTCTTTGGGGGAGAAGGATTGTTCCTGGCAACCGTGTCGGGGCCGGGAGAAGTCTGGCTGCAGTCCTTGCCCTTCTCGCGTCTGGCAGGCCGGATGATGTCGGCGGGAATCGGGGCTTCACGCAAAGATGAAGGGAGCGTCCTGGGGGGGATCGGCAGCATGCTGATGGGAGGAAACGAGTAG
- a CDS encoding Rieske (2Fe-2S) protein → MMTDANLEFQTVCTTEAIPEGEGRAFPLNGTLVAVFRRGGEFFAINDSCPHMGASLAAGYLEGCDVICPWHAWKFSVKDGTWMDSPKSKIRTECYAVKVVGNEIQVEVPKPRSSTSE, encoded by the coding sequence ATGATGACTGATGCGAATTTGGAATTTCAAACCGTCTGCACAACCGAGGCGATTCCAGAGGGAGAAGGCCGAGCATTTCCGCTGAATGGAACTCTGGTGGCGGTCTTTCGGCGCGGTGGGGAATTTTTCGCGATCAATGATTCCTGCCCCCACATGGGCGCTTCACTGGCAGCCGGGTATCTGGAAGGCTGCGACGTGATCTGCCCCTGGCACGCCTGGAAATTCAGCGTCAAAGACGGGACCTGGATGGACAGCCCCAAGTCGAAGATCAGGACCGAATGCTACGCCGTCAAAGTTGTGGGGAACGAAATTCAAGTCGAGGTTCCCAAACCCCGGTCATCGACGAGCGAGTAA